One window of the Streptomyces asoensis genome contains the following:
- a CDS encoding phosphatase PAP2 family protein: MNARTEPGEAEPVTPARPPIVRELLLVAGLFLVYKLGRQLAAGHTGEAFRNAHDVWHVERLLRLPQEGSVQALLLHGDSLAEVANTYYATVHFPATLAFLVWLYLRRPAHYVWARRVLAAVTAAALVLHLALPLAPPRMLAATGLVDTARVYGPSVYGPPQTDHLSNQFAAMPSLHFGWALMVAIGLVVATRSRWRWLWLLHPLLTPLVIVGTANHYWLDAIAAGALLGLALALIHAPRRTATTAGRGTRTLVPAEEPVLVGAGR, translated from the coding sequence ATGAATGCCCGCACCGAGCCTGGGGAAGCGGAGCCGGTCACGCCGGCGCGGCCGCCCATAGTCCGAGAGCTCCTGCTGGTCGCAGGACTCTTCCTCGTCTACAAGCTCGGCCGGCAGCTGGCCGCCGGCCACACCGGCGAGGCCTTCCGCAACGCACACGACGTGTGGCACGTCGAACGCCTGCTCCGGCTGCCCCAGGAAGGCTCCGTGCAGGCCCTGCTGCTGCACGGCGACTCCCTGGCCGAGGTCGCGAACACCTACTACGCGACCGTGCACTTCCCCGCCACCCTGGCCTTCCTGGTCTGGCTGTACCTGCGGCGCCCGGCCCACTACGTGTGGGCCCGCCGGGTGCTGGCCGCGGTCACCGCCGCCGCCCTGGTGCTGCATCTCGCCCTTCCGCTCGCCCCGCCGCGGATGCTGGCGGCGACGGGGCTGGTCGACACCGCGCGCGTGTACGGTCCGTCGGTGTACGGCCCGCCGCAGACGGACCATCTGTCGAACCAGTTCGCGGCGATGCCCTCGCTGCACTTCGGCTGGGCCCTGATGGTCGCGATCGGCCTCGTCGTCGCCACCCGGTCGCGGTGGCGGTGGCTGTGGCTGCTGCATCCGCTGCTGACCCCGCTGGTGATCGTGGGCACGGCGAACCACTACTGGCTCGACGCGATCGCGGCGGGCGCGCTGCTCGGCCTCGCGCTCGCGCTGATCCACGCCCCCCGGCGCACGGCCACGACGGCGGGACGCGGTACGCGCACCCTCGTCCCGGCCGAGGAGCCGGTCCTCGTGGGAGCGGGCCGATGA
- a CDS encoding TetR/AcrR family transcriptional regulator — MTSQAADGPESVAATSRSKLTPEREQEFFDAVLDQVRECGYEAVTMEGIAASTRCSKSTLYRQWKTKPQFVVAALRSRRQARLTGIDTGSLAEDLREAARATGRWSTHDTKLLQALGHAVTGDQDLALALREAIVAPEIEALREILRRGVERGEIARDHPALEYVPAQMFGVIRARPVVDGEYADQEYLVRFVEAAVLPALGLT, encoded by the coding sequence ATGACGTCGCAGGCAGCGGACGGACCCGAGTCGGTCGCCGCCACGAGCCGCTCCAAGCTCACGCCCGAGCGTGAGCAGGAGTTCTTCGACGCCGTTCTCGACCAGGTCCGTGAATGCGGTTACGAAGCCGTCACCATGGAGGGCATCGCCGCGAGCACCCGGTGCAGCAAGTCCACGCTCTACCGGCAGTGGAAGACCAAGCCCCAGTTCGTCGTGGCCGCCCTGCGCTCCCGCCGCCAGGCCCGGCTCACCGGCATCGACACCGGCTCGCTCGCCGAGGACCTGCGCGAGGCCGCGCGGGCCACCGGCCGCTGGTCCACGCACGACACCAAGCTGCTTCAGGCGCTGGGTCACGCCGTCACCGGTGACCAGGACCTCGCGCTGGCGCTGCGGGAGGCGATCGTCGCCCCCGAGATCGAGGCGCTGCGGGAGATCCTGCGGCGCGGGGTCGAACGCGGCGAGATCGCCCGCGATCACCCGGCGCTGGAGTACGTCCCGGCGCAGATGTTCGGCGTGATCCGCGCCCGTCCCGTCGTCGACGGGGAGTACGCCGACCAGGAGTACCTGGTCCGCTTCGTGGAGGCCGCCGTGCTGCCGGCGCTCGGCCTCACCTAG